From a single Pseudalkalibacillus hwajinpoensis genomic region:
- the argJ gene encoding bifunctional ornithine acetyltransferase/N-acetylglutamate synthase has product MATSIVSEALYTTISEGTVTSPMGFEAGGFHAGLKRKRKDLGWIVSDVPATAAGVFTMNAFQAPPLKVTKESLSGGILQGLIVNSGNANAFTGKKGLEDAYEMRKQFAKVMGLKEEETAVTSTGVIGEYLPMEAIVDGIQQVPNFKETTNGTDFAEAIVTTDTITKQIAVTCEINGKQVTIGGAAKGSGMIKPNMATMLAFVTTDADVEESALQSALSSVTNNTYNMITVDGETSTNDMVLLLANGKAKNDPLSESHPEWETFLSSLEVVCKQLAKMIAKDGEGATKLVEVHVSGAQTENGAKAIAKSIVGSSLVKTAIYGTDANWGRIVCAIGYSGESVEEDSLSISLGDIKVVDHGITTAFSEDEAKSYLENESIHIYVDLDKGKEEATAWGCDLSYDYVRINASYRT; this is encoded by the coding sequence GTGGCAACATCTATAGTTAGTGAAGCACTTTATACAACAATTTCGGAAGGTACAGTTACTTCGCCAATGGGGTTTGAAGCAGGAGGTTTTCATGCCGGATTGAAGCGAAAGCGTAAGGATCTCGGTTGGATTGTATCTGATGTACCAGCTACTGCAGCGGGAGTTTTCACAATGAATGCGTTTCAAGCACCTCCGCTAAAAGTAACAAAGGAAAGTCTATCGGGTGGCATTCTGCAGGGACTAATCGTAAACTCAGGAAATGCCAATGCGTTTACTGGAAAAAAGGGACTGGAAGATGCTTATGAAATGCGCAAACAATTTGCGAAGGTGATGGGTTTAAAGGAAGAAGAGACCGCCGTTACTTCAACAGGTGTAATCGGTGAATATTTGCCAATGGAAGCCATTGTTGATGGCATCCAGCAGGTCCCGAATTTCAAAGAAACAACGAACGGAACAGACTTTGCTGAAGCGATTGTGACAACCGACACCATTACAAAACAGATCGCCGTGACATGTGAGATCAATGGGAAGCAGGTTACGATTGGAGGTGCAGCGAAGGGATCTGGCATGATTAAGCCGAACATGGCAACGATGCTTGCTTTTGTGACGACTGATGCGGATGTTGAAGAAAGTGCACTTCAGTCAGCCCTTAGTTCCGTTACGAATAATACGTACAACATGATTACAGTGGACGGAGAAACGAGTACGAATGATATGGTTCTGCTTTTAGCGAACGGAAAGGCTAAGAACGATCCACTATCAGAAAGTCATCCAGAATGGGAAACGTTCTTATCTTCACTAGAGGTTGTTTGTAAACAATTGGCCAAAATGATCGCAAAAGATGGTGAAGGAGCAACGAAGCTTGTTGAAGTGCATGTTAGTGGAGCTCAAACAGAAAACGGAGCGAAAGCGATCGCAAAATCCATTGTCGGATCGAGCCTGGTCAAAACAGCGATATATGGAACGGATGCGAACTGGGGACGAATTGTATGTGCCATTGGGTACAGTGGTGAATCAGTTGAAGAAGACTCACTCTCCATATCGCTTGGTGATATTAAGGTAGTGGATCATGGGATCACAACCGCTTTTAGTGAAGATGAAGCCAAAAGCTATTTAGAAAACGAATCGATTCACATCTATGTTGATCTCGATAAAGGGAAAGAAGAAGCAACAGCCTGGGGGTGTGATCTCTCTTATGACTACGTCCGAATCAATGCATCTTACCGAACATAA